The following proteins are encoded in a genomic region of Betaproteobacteria bacterium:
- the phaZ gene encoding polyhydroxyalkanoate depolymerase, with amino-acid sequence MIYQTYQNHADWLRAWRLAGSAMTALFNDARFRFKEHKSVREVVAAWEVFSAAELTHVRPDYGVTRVTVNGVEEAVAEESALRTPFCTLLRFRKASSAMQPRVLVVAPMSGHFATLLRDTVRTLAADHDVYITDWHNARDVPLLAGRFGLDEYIEHVMMFLRHLGEGAHVVAVCQPCVPALAATALMAEDGDPATPASLTLMAGPIDCRIAPTQVNDLATSKPIEWFERTLIATVPWQHPGAWRRVYPGFMQLMAFMSMNPERHRDAFRGMYDALVSGDSEKVEATRSFYREYLAVADLPADFYLETVKQVFQDYSLARGVLRWRDRTVDPAAIRRTSLLTVEGERDDICSLGQTLAAHDLCTGLRQYRKAHYVQPGVGHYGVFSGRRWSHQIYPIVRDVIHTSG; translated from the coding sequence ATGATCTATCAGACCTATCAGAATCACGCGGACTGGTTGCGCGCCTGGCGCCTCGCAGGGTCGGCCATGACCGCGCTCTTCAACGATGCGCGATTCCGGTTCAAGGAGCACAAGTCGGTGCGTGAGGTCGTCGCCGCATGGGAAGTGTTTTCCGCGGCCGAGTTGACCCACGTGCGTCCCGACTATGGCGTCACCCGGGTGACCGTGAACGGCGTCGAAGAGGCGGTCGCCGAAGAATCCGCGCTACGCACCCCCTTCTGCACGCTTCTGCGGTTTCGCAAGGCTTCTTCCGCGATGCAACCCAGGGTGCTGGTCGTGGCGCCCATGTCGGGACACTTCGCCACCCTGCTGCGCGATACGGTCCGGACGCTGGCCGCAGATCACGACGTCTACATCACGGACTGGCACAACGCCCGCGACGTTCCGCTGCTCGCCGGCCGGTTCGGGCTGGACGAATACATCGAACACGTGATGATGTTCCTGCGCCATCTCGGCGAGGGCGCGCACGTCGTGGCGGTCTGCCAGCCCTGCGTTCCCGCACTGGCCGCGACTGCGCTCATGGCCGAGGACGGCGACCCGGCCACGCCGGCAAGTCTCACTCTCATGGCCGGCCCCATCGACTGCCGGATCGCACCGACGCAGGTGAACGATCTGGCCACCTCCAAACCCATCGAATGGTTCGAGCGGACACTTATCGCGACGGTGCCATGGCAGCACCCCGGGGCATGGCGGCGCGTCTACCCCGGCTTCATGCAGCTCATGGCATTCATGAGCATGAACCCGGAGCGGCACCGCGACGCGTTCCGGGGAATGTACGACGCCCTGGTGAGCGGAGACAGCGAGAAGGTCGAGGCGACCCGCAGCTTCTATCGCGAGTACCTCGCCGTGGCGGACCTGCCGGCGGATTTCTATCTGGAAACGGTCAAACAGGTGTTTCAGGACTACTCGCTGGCCCGCGGCGTGCTGCGCTGGCGCGACAGGACCGTCGATCCGGCGGCCATTCGCCGCACGTCGCTGCTCACCGTGGAAGGGGAGCGCGACGACATCTGTTCCCTCGGACAGACGCTGGCGGCCCACGACCTGTGCACAGGCCTGCGGCAGTACCGCAAGGCCCACTACGTCCAGCCCGGCGTCGGCCACTACGGGGTGTTCAGCGGACGGCGCTGGAGCCACCAGATCTATCCGATCGTCAGGGACGTGATCCATACGAGCGGGTGA
- the trmD gene encoding tRNA (guanosine(37)-N1)-methyltransferase TrmD gives MFDAVTEWGVTGRARETGVYGFVAWNPRDFAANAYRTVDDRPYGGGPGMVMMADPLAKAIRAARQRQRSAGVPQTRVIYLSPQGRQLDHSLVEELVGQEGLVLVCGRYEGVDERVLEREIDSEISVGDYVLSGGELAAMTVLDAVIRQLPGVLGDAESAQQDSFVKGLLDCPHYTRPEVFEGERVPQVLMSGNHADIERWRLKQSLGRTWLRRPELLEKVELTARERALLDEFRREHE, from the coding sequence ATGTTCGATGCGGTGACCGAATGGGGCGTGACCGGGCGGGCGCGGGAAACCGGGGTGTACGGTTTCGTGGCATGGAATCCCAGGGATTTCGCGGCGAATGCCTATCGCACGGTGGATGACCGGCCCTACGGCGGCGGTCCCGGCATGGTGATGATGGCGGACCCGCTCGCCAAGGCGATCCGGGCGGCGCGGCAGCGGCAGCGCAGTGCGGGCGTGCCGCAGACCCGGGTGATCTATCTGTCACCACAGGGCAGGCAGCTGGACCACAGCCTGGTCGAGGAACTGGTGGGCCAGGAAGGGCTGGTTCTGGTGTGCGGCCGGTACGAAGGCGTCGACGAGCGCGTGCTGGAACGCGAGATCGACAGCGAGATATCCGTCGGCGACTATGTGTTGTCCGGCGGTGAACTGGCGGCGATGACGGTGCTGGATGCCGTGATCCGGCAACTGCCCGGCGTGCTGGGCGATGCCGAGTCGGCGCAGCAGGACTCCTTCGTGAAGGGGCTGCTGGATTGTCCGCACTACACGCGGCCGGAGGTTTTCGAGGGGGAGAGGGTGCCGCAGGTCCTGATGTCGGGCAATCATGCCGACATTGAGCGATGGCGGCTCAAGCAGTCACTCGGGCGCACGTGGTTGCGACGTCCGGAACTGCTGGAAAAGGTGGAACTGACAGCCCGAGAACGGGCCCTGCTGGACGAGTTCCGGCGCGAACATGAATGA
- the rpsP gene encoding 30S ribosomal protein S16: MVVIRLARGGAKKRPFYNIVVADSRDARDGRFIERVGFYNPVAPDGDVKLRIDVARVTHWESKGAQLSDTVKRLVKQFGKTVAATAAA, encoded by the coding sequence ATGGTCGTGATCCGGCTTGCACGGGGCGGCGCCAAGAAGCGTCCGTTCTACAACATTGTGGTGGCTGACTCGCGCGATGCGCGTGACGGCCGATTCATCGAACGCGTCGGGTTCTACAACCCGGTCGCACCCGACGGAGACGTGAAGCTGCGCATCGACGTGGCCCGCGTCACCCATTGGGAAAGCAAGGGTGCCCAGCTTTCCGACACGGTCAAGCGTCTGGTCAAGCAGTTTGGCAAGACCGTCGCCGCCACTGCAGCCGCCTGA
- a CDS encoding DUF3530 family protein, with the protein MRLLAAALSFFLCLPALAQDYYREKRWSDQIVPGLMVGEAVWIEQENKHKYLTLWTEAENARGAIILGHGRGWSPDYELYGVLRTKFAEQGYSTLSIQLPVLGGGAKIGDYIPTYGEAAERYHLAAQWLQKKGYKNISIVSHSLGATMANHYLINVNAKDTAVKTWVFIGIINGLEEMFRIKIPVLDVYGGKDWEITQVGAPERYKQIIKISGSRQVVVPEALHFFEGKEDALVKVVVDYLDEIFRNTPSPAPR; encoded by the coding sequence ATGCGCCTTCTGGCCGCTGCGCTGTCGTTTTTTCTGTGTCTGCCCGCCCTTGCCCAGGACTACTACCGGGAGAAGCGCTGGTCCGACCAGATCGTCCCCGGGCTCATGGTGGGCGAGGCCGTGTGGATCGAGCAGGAGAACAAGCACAAGTACCTCACGCTCTGGACCGAGGCGGAAAACGCCAGGGGAGCGATTATTTTGGGTCATGGCCGCGGCTGGAGTCCGGACTACGAACTCTACGGCGTGTTGCGGACCAAGTTCGCCGAGCAAGGCTATTCGACCTTGTCCATCCAGCTTCCCGTACTGGGCGGGGGCGCGAAGATCGGGGACTACATTCCCACGTACGGCGAAGCCGCCGAGCGGTACCACCTCGCTGCCCAGTGGCTGCAGAAGAAGGGATACAAGAACATCTCCATCGTGTCCCACAGCCTCGGGGCCACCATGGCGAATCATTACCTGATCAACGTGAACGCCAAGGACACCGCCGTGAAGACCTGGGTGTTCATCGGGATCATCAACGGGCTCGAGGAGATGTTCCGGATCAAGATTCCCGTGCTCGACGTCTACGGCGGCAAGGACTGGGAGATCACGCAGGTGGGCGCGCCGGAGCGCTACAAGCAGATCATCAAGATCTCCGGCTCTCGCCAGGTCGTCGTTCCCGAGGCGCTGCACTTCTTCGAGGGAAAAGAGGACGCCCTGGTGAAGGTCGTGGTGGACTATCTGGACGAGATATTCCGGAATACGCCGTCTCCGGCGCCAAGATAA
- the rplS gene encoding 50S ribosomal protein L19 has product MDVIAQLEAEEIKRLGKKIPDFSPGDTVIVGVNVVEGTRKRVQAYEGVVIAKRNRGLNSSFIVRKISSGEGVERTFQTYSPLIASIEVKRRGDVRRAKLYYLRERSGKSARIREKIGGTHADKAAAAAAAAAAAETPAS; this is encoded by the coding sequence ATGGACGTGATCGCACAACTGGAAGCCGAGGAAATCAAGCGGCTCGGCAAGAAGATCCCCGACTTCTCCCCGGGAGACACGGTCATCGTGGGCGTGAACGTCGTGGAAGGGACCCGCAAGCGGGTCCAGGCCTACGAAGGGGTGGTGATCGCCAAGCGCAACCGCGGACTCAATTCCTCGTTCATCGTTCGCAAGATCTCCTCGGGCGAAGGCGTGGAGCGCACGTTCCAGACCTACTCGCCGCTCATCGCCTCCATCGAAGTGAAGCGTCGCGGCGACGTGCGCCGCGCCAAGCTCTACTACCTGCGCGAGCGTTCCGGCAAGTCCGCGCGCATCCGCGAGAAGATTGGCGGTACGCATGCCGACAAGGCCGCCGCTGCTGCTGCTGCTGCCGCCGCCGCAGAAACGCCGGCAAGCTGA
- the rimM gene encoding ribosome maturation factor RimM, whose product MGRIVAPFGVKGWAKIQPFTSEPGALADFPRWWLHLPSGWKEAAVDEAKVHGQTVVARLEGFDTPEQVARLGKVDVAVPRDSLPPAEAGEYYWADLIGMDVVNGAGERLGVVESLLDNGAQSVLVVRGDRERLIPFVEQFVTRVDPEGRRIEVDWGADY is encoded by the coding sequence ATGGGGCGCATCGTGGCGCCCTTCGGGGTAAAGGGCTGGGCGAAGATCCAGCCCTTCACGTCCGAACCGGGTGCCCTGGCGGATTTCCCCCGCTGGTGGCTGCATCTGCCGTCGGGCTGGAAAGAGGCCGCGGTGGACGAAGCCAAGGTCCACGGTCAGACCGTGGTCGCCAGGCTTGAGGGTTTCGACACTCCCGAGCAGGTGGCCAGGCTGGGCAAGGTTGACGTGGCCGTTCCGCGCGACAGCCTCCCACCCGCGGAAGCAGGCGAGTATTACTGGGCCGATCTCATCGGCATGGATGTGGTGAACGGCGCCGGAGAGCGGTTGGGTGTCGTGGAATCGCTCCTGGACAACGGCGCGCAGAGCGTTCTGGTGGTTCGGGGCGATCGTGAACGGTTGATACCCTTCGTCGAGCAGTTCGTGACGAGGGTTGACCCGGAAGGCCGCAGGATCGAGGTCGACTGGGGTGCGGATTACTGA
- the ffh gene encoding signal recognition particle protein — protein MLDGLTNRLSGVIKTLRGHARLTESNVQDALREVRVALLEADVALPVVKDFIARVRDKALGQEVIASLTPGQALVGVVHDELAQLMGGANAELNLATVPPATVLMAGLQGAGKTTTCGKLARLLKERKKKILMVSCDVYRPAAIQQLETLAQQVEVDFFPSTPGQKPVDIARAAQDWARRHYHDVLLVDTAGRLAIDEEMMQEIRDLHAAVSPVETLFVVDAMQGQDAVNTAKAFAEALPLTGVVLTKLDGDSRGGAALSVRHVTGAPIKFAGVGEKLNGLEPFFPDRMASRILGMGDVLSLVEEARKGIDIEEAEKLAKKVKSGQGFDLEDFRNQLMQMKKMGGLSALMDKLPAQLSQAAQAAGGQMDDKVINRTVGIINSMTPKERMKPEILKASRKRRIATGAGVSVQEVNRLLNQFEQMQKMMKMMSKGGGLAKMMRGMKGMLPGMR, from the coding sequence ATGCTCGACGGACTCACCAATCGCCTTTCCGGTGTCATCAAGACACTGCGCGGACACGCGCGTCTCACTGAATCGAACGTTCAGGACGCGCTGCGCGAAGTCAGGGTCGCTCTGCTCGAAGCCGACGTCGCCCTCCCCGTCGTCAAGGACTTCATCGCACGCGTTCGCGACAAGGCGCTGGGGCAGGAGGTCATCGCCAGCCTCACACCCGGACAGGCGCTGGTGGGTGTGGTCCACGACGAACTGGCTCAGCTCATGGGCGGCGCGAACGCCGAACTCAACCTTGCGACGGTTCCACCCGCAACCGTGCTGATGGCAGGCCTGCAGGGGGCGGGCAAGACGACCACCTGCGGCAAACTCGCGCGCCTGCTCAAGGAGCGCAAGAAGAAGATCCTCATGGTCTCGTGCGACGTCTACCGTCCGGCTGCCATCCAGCAGCTCGAGACCCTCGCGCAGCAGGTCGAGGTGGACTTCTTTCCGTCCACGCCCGGGCAGAAGCCGGTCGACATCGCCCGGGCGGCCCAGGACTGGGCGCGACGTCACTACCACGATGTGCTTCTGGTGGACACGGCCGGCCGCCTCGCCATCGACGAGGAGATGATGCAGGAGATCCGCGATCTCCATGCGGCGGTCTCTCCGGTCGAGACGCTGTTCGTGGTTGACGCCATGCAGGGCCAGGACGCCGTGAATACGGCCAAGGCGTTCGCCGAAGCGCTCCCGCTCACAGGTGTGGTGTTGACCAAGCTCGACGGCGATTCCCGTGGCGGCGCGGCGCTCTCGGTGCGCCACGTCACCGGCGCGCCGATCAAGTTCGCCGGCGTCGGCGAGAAGCTCAACGGGCTCGAACCGTTCTTTCCCGACCGGATGGCTTCGCGGATTCTCGGCATGGGCGACGTCCTGTCGCTGGTCGAGGAGGCGCGCAAGGGCATCGACATCGAGGAGGCCGAGAAGCTCGCGAAGAAGGTCAAGTCCGGCCAGGGGTTCGACCTGGAGGACTTCCGCAACCAGCTCATGCAGATGAAGAAGATGGGGGGGCTGTCGGCCCTGATGGACAAGCTTCCCGCCCAGCTTTCGCAGGCCGCCCAGGCCGCGGGTGGCCAGATGGACGACAAGGTGATCAACCGCACCGTCGGCATCATCAACTCCATGACTCCGAAGGAGCGCATGAAGCCCGAGATCCTCAAGGCCTCGCGCAAGCGGCGCATCGCCACGGGGGCCGGAGTGAGCGTCCAGGAGGTCAACCGCCTGCTCAACCAGTTCGAGCAGATGCAGAAGATGATGAAGATGATGTCCAAGGGCGGCGGGCTCGCCAAGATGATGCGGGGCATGAAGGGGATGCTGCCGGGCATGCGGTAA
- a CDS encoding glutathione S-transferase family protein, translating to MAKATLTLSSRNYSSWSLRGWLLVRFSGLDFAERIVPPDDADARKELLLLSPSILVPRLDQDGVRVWDTLAIGEYLNEVRPKAGLLPADRGARAHCRAVCGEMHSGFSALRSALPMNLKRTFPGHKVWARAEADIERITAIWQECQATYGGPFLFGKRSMADAMYAPVATRFVTYDVKLDPVSARYRDTVMAMPEMVEWIGDARQEAEEIEELDAEF from the coding sequence ATGGCCAAGGCGACCCTCACCCTCAGCAGCCGCAACTATTCCTCGTGGTCGCTTCGCGGGTGGCTGCTCGTCCGGTTCTCCGGGCTGGACTTCGCGGAGCGCATCGTTCCCCCCGATGATGCGGATGCACGCAAGGAGTTGCTGCTGCTGTCTCCGTCCATTCTCGTGCCTCGTCTGGATCAAGACGGGGTGCGTGTCTGGGACACGCTCGCAATCGGCGAGTATCTGAACGAAGTCCGTCCGAAGGCAGGGTTGCTTCCCGCTGACCGTGGGGCCCGCGCACACTGCCGCGCCGTGTGCGGCGAGATGCACTCCGGATTCAGTGCCCTGAGATCCGCACTGCCGATGAACCTGAAGCGCACCTTTCCGGGGCACAAGGTCTGGGCACGCGCCGAGGCCGACATCGAGCGCATCACCGCCATATGGCAGGAGTGCCAGGCAACCTACGGGGGGCCCTTCCTCTTCGGCAAGCGCTCCATGGCCGATGCCATGTACGCCCCCGTGGCCACCCGGTTCGTGACCTACGACGTGAAGCTCGATCCGGTGTCCGCGCGCTACCGGGACACCGTCATGGCCATGCCGGAGATGGTCGAGTGGATCGGGGACGCAAGGCAGGAGGCCGAGGAGATCGAGGAACTCGACGCGGAGTTCTAG